From Vigna unguiculata cultivar IT97K-499-35 chromosome 5, ASM411807v1, whole genome shotgun sequence, the proteins below share one genomic window:
- the LOC114185550 gene encoding protein SENSITIVE TO PROTON RHIZOTOXICITY 2-like: protein MISRVTSSFQNHLQMFPEHEELVSPSVESGSASHSSTLLFNLSILKDKVSEVQTLVGVILSPNQTLPESTSMAISSMNSTIQEILVTASSMMFACQQMAHTTPSPGINNNTTTTCTNKLHHLNKLLLPHSNANNTAIDMSEGCLFSSTESETLDWFTESYNNNDNSNSTKEDDPGVVITENNMIIREEHELNEEGYRGVSRNSDIIELDAADLLAKYTHYCQVCGKGFKRDANLRMHMRAHGDEYKTNAALSNPIKNKGKLEGESEFLMGVKPKRYSCPQEGCRWNQKHAKFQPLKSMICAKNHYKRSHCPKMYVCKRCNQKQFSVLSDLRTHEKHCGDLKWQCSCGTSFSRKDKLMGHVALFVGHQPLINNNVGLSSYSAKLEHHTLQMQIDAASR from the coding sequence ATGATTTCAAGGGTCACATCTAGCTTCCAAAATCATCTTCAGATGTTCCCTGAGCATGAAGAATTGGTGTCACCCTCTGTGGAATCTGGGTCAGCTTCACACTCCAGCACCCTCCTCTTCAATCTCTCTATTCTGAAGGACAAGGTGAGCGAGGTGCAGACCCTAGTGGGTGTTATTCTCTCCCCAAATCAAACCCTTCCCGAGTCAACTTCCATGGCCATATCCAGCATGAACTCCACAATCCAAGAAATCCTAGTCACTGCCTCATCAATGATGTTCGCCTGCCAACAGATGGCTCACACAACCCCTTCTCCAGGTATTAATAATAACACCACCACTACATGCACCAACAAACTGCACCACCTCAACAAGTTATTATTGCCTCACTCAAACGCTAATAACACAGCCATAGATATGAGTGAGGGTTGTTTATTTTCTAGCACCGAGTCAGAGACGCTGGACTGGTTTACTGAAAGCTATAACAACAACGATAATAGCAATAGCACTAAGGAAGATGATCCAGGCGTTGTGATTACTGAAAACAACATGATTATTAGGGAAGAACATGAACTTAACGAAGAAGGGTATAGAGGGGTTTCAAGAAACAGTGATATAATCGAATTGGATGCTGCGGATTTGTTGGCGAAGTACACGCACTATTGCCAGGTTTGTGGGAAAGGGTTCAAGCGTGATGCGAATTTGAGGATGCACATGAGGGCTCATGGGGATGAGTACAAGACCAATGCTGCATTGAGCAACCCAATTAAGAACAAGGGGAAGTTGGAAGGGGAAAGCGAGTTTTTGATGGGTGTGAAGCCAAAGAGATATTCGTGTCCTCAAGAAGGGTGTAGGTGGAACCAAAAGCACGCCAAGTTTCAGCCATTGAAGTCTATGATTTGTGCCAAGAATCATTACAAGAGAAGCCATTGCCCGAAAATGTATGTGTGCAAGAGATGCAACCAGAAACAGTTCTCTGTGCTCTCTGATCTTAGGACACATGAGAAACACTGCGGGGATCTGAAGTGGCAGTGCTCCTGTGGCACTTCCTTTTCTAGGAAAGACAAACTCATGGGCCATGTTGCTTTGTTCGTGGGACACCAACCACTTATCAACAACAACGTTGGTCTCTCGTCGTACTCTGCAAAATTGGAGCACCACACATTGCAAATGCAGATTGATGCTGCCTCAAGATGA